In Phlebotomus papatasi isolate M1 chromosome 1, Ppap_2.1, whole genome shotgun sequence, the following proteins share a genomic window:
- the LOC129810360 gene encoding uncharacterized protein LOC129810360 isoform X1, producing MSEEQYLAPKRTQKRYEQRFRDAWLQNPLLKDWLRDCYSADGIREARCIYCNIRLCPRFIDLSKHAMTRKHLRNTPHEGSMVDQSSDIEEAEDEQEHGELGEYEHEPEEHKGENIMYEVILDHPNKEEVLEEHHEQEDTTMEQLHTQLDASGNSNASVEPPLKILKMGFKSNKADHVSTSHEPKDISPPSTLTRKVVKTTSIEPNILLERKKLVLQIKNEELRAYKLQLEAFKMERELGFGRSIFTKNLPSKSSL from the exons ATGAGTGAGGAACAATACTTGGCCCCTAAACGAACACAAAAACGCTATGAACAGAGATTCCGAGATGCTTGGCTCCAGAATCCCTTACTCAAAGACTGGCTAAGAGATTGCTACTCTGCAGATGGTATACGAGAAGCCCGCTGTATTTATTGCAATATTCGTCTCTGTCCAAGATTTATTGACCTCTCCAAACATGCCATGACCCGGAAGCACTTGAGGAATACCCCACATGAag GCTCAATGGTTGACCAATCGAGCGATATAGAGGAAGCTGAAGATGAACAAGAACATGGCGAATTAGGGGAGTACGAACATGAACCAGAGGAGCACAAGGGTGAAAACATTATGTACGAAGTGATCCTCGATCATCCCAACAAAGAAGAAGTTCTGGAGGAACATCATGAACAGGAAGATACGACCATGGAGCAACTGCACACACAATTGGATGCTTCGGGGAATTCCAATGCGAGTGTTGAACCACCTTTAAAAATCCTCAAGATGGGCTTCAAGAGCAACAAGGCTGACCATGTGAGCACATCTCACGAACCCAAAGACATTTCTCCACCTTCAACGCTCACGCGAAAGGTAGTGAAAACTACATCAATTGAACCCAATATCCTGCTCGAGAGGAAGAAACTCGTGCTCCAGATCAAGAATGAAGAACTAAGGGCGTACAAATTGCAATTGGAAGCTTTCAAAATGGAACGTGAATTGGGATTTGGAAGAtcaatttttacgaaaaatctACCGAGTAAATCTTCACTTTAG
- the LOC129810359 gene encoding delta-aminolevulinic acid dehydratase produces MSSNCLHASISHSTLRQWSESGTEISPANLMYPVFVVESDNAVEEIPSMPGVKRYGGTALINDLVPLVAKGLKTVLLFGVVDKLPKDPKGSSADSSENPVIRILPKIRSTFPDLVVACDVCLCPYTDHGHCGILRTDGVIDNDASIQRIAQIALAYAKAGAHIVAPSDMMDNRIGAIKGILRREGYQETVSVLSYAVKFASGFYGPFRDAAKSAPAFGDRSCYQLPPGSRGLATRAAARDVSEGADMLMVKPGLAYLDILRDTKNQFPNHPLFVYQVSGEYAMIHWAAVNGALDLRRALFEILKSFRRAGADVIITYFVPYILDELNKIKP; encoded by the exons ATGTCCAGCAATTGTCTTCACGCGTCAATTTCCCATTCTACCCTGCGACAGTGGTCAGAAAGTGGAACAGAAATCTCACCGGCAAATCTCATGTATCCCGTGTTTGTGGT GGAGAGCGACAATGCTGTCGAAGAGATTCCTAGTATGCCGGGTGTTAAGAGATACGGAGGAACTGCCCTGATTAACGATTTGGTGCCTCTTGTGGCTAAAGGATTGAAGACAGTGCTTCTATTTGGAGTAGTTGATAAACTGCCCAAGGATCCTAAAGGATCTTCAGCTGATTCTTCTGAAAATCCTGTAATTCGAATCTTGCCTAAGATCCGTTCAACTTTCCCGGATCTTGTGGTGGCTTGCGATGTCTGTTTGTGCCCCTACACAGATCACGGTCATTGCGGGATTTTACGAACAGACGGAGTTATTGACAATGATGCGAGCATCCAGCGAATTGCTCAAATTGCTCTGGCTTATGCAAAAGCAGGAGCTCACATTGTCGCCCCTTCTGACATGATGGACAATAGAATTGGGGCTATAAAAGGGATCTTAAGGCGTGAAGGATATCAAGAGACTGTATCAGTTCTCTCCTACGCTGTGAAATTTGCATCAGGATTTTATGGACCCTTCCGTGATGCTGCAAAATCTGCACCTGCCTTTGGAGATCGTAGTTGCTATCAACTGCCTCCAGGGTCAAGGGGTTTGGCTACCCGTGCCGCAGCTCGAGATGTCTCAGAGGGAGCAGATATGCTAATGGTGAAGCCAGGACTTGCTTATCTGGACATTTTACGAGATACAAAGAATCAATTCCCTAATCATCCTCTGTTCGTGTATCAAGTCAGTGGAGAATATGCAATGATTCATTGGGCGGCAGTAAATGGGGCTTTGGATTTGCGTAGGGCACTATTTGAGATTCTGAAATCTTTCCGACGTGCTGGAGCAGATGTGATTATCACATATTTCGTGCCTTACATTCTTGATGAACTCAACAAAATCAAGCCCTAA
- the LOC129810360 gene encoding mediator of RNA polymerase II transcription subunit 18-like isoform X2 — translation MSVPNAPISTIEGLSHALKCNIIPNQEYLLQGSILDSQVEHLLHRLKGLCDNVDSGPEPFHDHEICFSLRGQNQQLQLRVRKAQDVDAPFQLRYIGQPEVGDRSRPTLIRSSIDISCTASVLEFLTELGCRIDFEYANRGYMFRKGRMKITVSKIFKVGGLQPTDPISQSYLVELSILAPSGQDVIGEEMRILAEQLKPLVQLEKIDYKRAL, via the coding sequence ATGAGCGTCCCGAATGCACCGATAAGTACCATAGAGGGGCTTTCGCATGCCCTGAAATGCAACATTATCCCGAATCAGGAGTACCTCCTTCAGGGTTCCATCCTGGACAGTCAGGTGGAACACCTCCTTCACAGACTCAAAGGATTATGTGACAATGTGGATTCCGGTCCTGAACCCTTTCACGACCATGAAATCTGCTTTAGTTTGCGAGGGCAGAATCAGCAGCTTCAGCTGAGAGTGAGGAAGGCCCAGGATGTCGATGCCCCATTTCAACTCAGATACATTGGTCAGCCCGAAGTGGGCGATCGATCCCGACCTACCCTGATCAGGTCCAGCATTGATATTTCCTGCACGGCGTCTGTGCTGGAATTTCTCACTGAACTGGGCTGCCGGATTGATTTTGAGTACGCCAATCGAGGATACATGTTTCGCAAGGGCAGGATGAAAATCACCGTGTCAAAGATCTTCAAAGTTGGTGGACTTCAGCCCACGGATCCTATCTCTCAGAGCTACCTTGTGGAACTTTCGATTCTTGCACCGAGTGGACAGGATGTAATTGGGGAGGAAATGAGGATTCTGGCTGAACAGCTCAAGCCTCTGGTGCAACTAGAGAAGATTGACTACAAAAGGGCCCTCTAA
- the LOC129810361 gene encoding mediator of RNA polymerase II transcription subunit 18-like: MSVPNAPISTIEGLSHALKCNIIPNQEYLLQGSILDSQVEHLLHRLKGLCDNVDSGPEPFHDHEICFSLRGQNQQLQLRVRKAQDVDAPFQLRYIGQPEVGDRSRPTLIRSSIDISCTASVLEFLTELGCRIDFEYANRGYMFRKGRMKITVSKIFKVGGLQPTDPISQSYLVELSILAPSGQDVIGEEMRILAEQLKPLVQLEKIDYKRAL, translated from the coding sequence ATGAGCGTCCCGAATGCACCGATAAGTACCATAGAGGGGCTTTCGCATGCCCTGAAATGCAACATTATCCCGAATCAGGAGTACCTCCTTCAGGGTTCCATCCTGGACAGTCAGGTGGAACACCTTCTTCACAGACTCAAAGGATTATGTGACAATGTGGATTCCGGTCCGGAACCCTTTCACGACCATGAAATCTGCTTTAGTTTGCGCGGGCAGAATCAGCAGCTTCAGCTGAGAGTGAGGAAGGCCCAGGATGTCGATGCCCCATTTCAACTCAGATACATTGGTCAGCCCGAAGTGGGCGATCGATCCCGACCTACCCTGATCAGGTCCAGCATTGATATTTCCTGCACGGCGTCTGTGCTGGAATTTCTCACTGAACTGGGCTGCCGGATTGATTTTGAGTACGCCAATCGGGGATACATGTTTCGCAAGGGAAGGATGAAAATCACAGTTTCAAAGATCTTCAAAGTTGGTGGACTTCAGCCCACGGATCCTATCTCTCAGAGCTACCTTGTGGAACTTTCGATTCTTGCACCGAGTGGACAGGATGTAATTGGGGAGGAAATGAGGATTCTGGCTGAACAGCTCAAGCCTCTGGTGCAACTAGAGAAGATTGACTACAAAAGGGCCCTCTAA
- the LOC129810362 gene encoding uncharacterized protein LOC129810362 yields MAHGLSPLIKREIECKPSTVPSSGSTGSNSPVAAKSVTLSGSTKMGSRRIFTPQFKLQVLDSYRKDHDCKGNQRATARKYGIHRRQIQKWLQCESNLRSSVMQGGAGGARGASATAVIRDYAEASVVPSLDIGRHSVVTLGFSNSTTAPYTANPDTHHDSSSSSVSNSPVPNIAPVTPPVMYPQHPMPYNMPPTSNFSSYHHEIRHEGPIDLSLAHRVRNEPLDARVPAVKCEWRQEEIIPMTPSSVSSPPPVDLSCRNKRKLSTSCSSVASSSSSTSSSPSPNAVTPPKVVKLFKPYLDSDGEDEASSAYDDVGDFKKSPTVTNDPIIWSNHPCSSPLLYENNNVYAYDYNFYPSPPYHNMAAACAAPPTYGDYIFSSWSPVDGAYSSGSESGEWPAHHINAQPYSVDFKLKAIETYYHDVSCRADQCAVPPKFGVPQRQVDKWLQQEDDLRQ; encoded by the coding sequence ATGGCGCACGGTCTATCTCCGCTTATAAAACGTGAAATTGAGTGCAAACCCTCAACGGTGCCATCATCAGGATCAACAGGATCAAATTCACCGGTTGCCGCCAAGAGTGTTACATTGAGTGGTTCAACAAAGATGGGATCTCGGCGAATCTTCACGCCACAGTTCAAACTGCAAGTGCTCGATTCATATCGTAAAGATCACGATTGCAAGGGCAACCAGAGAGCTACAGCACGAAAGTATGGTATCCATCGGAGGCAGATCCAGAAGTGGCTACAGTGTGAGTCGAATCTCAGATCGAGTGTTATGCAGGGGGGCGCTGGTGGCGCCAGAGGTGCCAGCGCCACAGCGGTGATTCGTGACTATGCTGAAGCAAGTGTGGTGCCGTCCTTGGATATCGGTAGACACAGCGTCGTCACTCTCGGTTTCTCCAACTCCACCACTGCTCCGTACACCGCAAATCCGGACACACATCACGATTCATCATCATCCAGTGTGTCCAATTCTCCAGTACCCAATATTGCACCAGTGACACCCCCAGTTATGTATCCACAACACCCTATGCCCTACAACATGCCACCGACGTCAAATTTCTCGTCCTACCATCATGAGATCCGTCACGAAGGACCCATAGATCTATCGTTGGCTCATAGGGTACGCAATGAACCATTAGATGCCCGAGTTCCAGCCGTAAAATGTGAATGGCGTCAGGAAGAGATCATCCCAATGACTCCATCCAGTGTATCCAGTCCACCACCAGTTGACCTATCCTGTCGTAACAAAAGGAAACTCTCCACGTCCTGTTCATCCGTTGCATCCTCATCTTCCTCAACATCATCCTCCCCATCACCCAACGCCGTAACACCGCCAAAAGTTGTAAAACTCTTCAAGCCATACCTCGACAGTGATGGTGAAGATGAGGCGTCAAGTGCCTATGATGATGTGGGTGACTTTAAAAAAAGTCCCACAGTTACAAATGATCCAATCATCTGGAGTAATCATCCTTGCTCATCACCGTTGCTCTATGAGAACAACAATGTTTACGCCTACGATTACAACTTCTACCCGAGCCCACCGTATCATAACATGGCGGCTGCATGCGCAGCACCGCCAACATACGGTGACTATATATTCAGCAGTTGGTCACCTGTCGACGGGGCCTACAGTTCGGGATCGGAGTCTGGGGAATGGCCAGCACATCATATAAATGCCCAACCCTACAGTGTTGACTTCAAACTAAAGGCCATCGAAACCTACTACCACGACGTATCATGTCGTGCGGACCAATGTGCCGTTCCACCTAAATTTGGCGTACCTCAACGTCAAGTGGACAAATGGCTTCAGCAGGAGGACGATCTCAGGCAGTGA